Within Dysgonomonas sp. HDW5A, the genomic segment GCTTTTATTGGATATGCCGCCCTTTCATTTGGCTCTTAAATGGATTTGCAAACCTTATCCTTAAAATGTTTGGGCTGCATACTGCATCCGAAGCTGAATCTTATAGCAGCGACGAATTAAAGTACCTTGTTGATCAGGTACGAGAAAGCGGTAATATCGAAGATTCAAATTATGACATTATAAGAAATGCGTTTGATTTTTCAGAACGTACAGCCAGACAAGTTATGGTTCCCCGCACACAAGTTTTAGCAATTGATGTGAATGACTATGACTCAGAGACTCTGGAAACAGTAATTGAAGATGGTTTTTCCCGTATTCCTTGCTATGAAGATAGCATTGACAACATTATTGGTATAGTTCACCTAAAGGATATTCTAAAGAAAATGCGCCAAAACGGAGAAGTAGATATTCGTCCGATTGTAAGACCCGTATCCTTTGTTCCCGAAACGAAACGTATCGGACAGATTCTAAAGGAATTCCAGATCAAACACCAACAAATAGCTATGGTACTCAATGAATACGGAGGTATTGAAGGTATTATAACAATGGAAGATATTCTGGAAGAACTGGTTGGCGAAATACAAGATGAGTATGACAATGAGATACCATTTGTTGAAAAAATTTCAGATAATATTTATTCTGTAATAGCCACTGCTGCTATAAGTGATATAAATAATCAATTGCCCCACTCTATTGATAAAGCAAAGCAATATGATACTCTAGCCGGATATTTAATTGATAAATTCGGCAGAATCCCCAACACTCATGACAAGTTACAAGCCGAAGGCTACGAATTTTCTGTCTTAAAGAAAAATAAAACCTCAATTGTATTGGTACAATTAGTCGACTTGGAAAATGAGACTGAAGAATCTTCGTCCAACAAATAATGATAATTCGGAAAATTAAGAATGAAATTTGAACTTCAACATACAGATGTTCAGTCTAAAGCTCGTGCCGGTCTTATAACTACCGATCATGGGCAGATTGAAACTCCTATTTTTATGCCTGTTGGTACACAAGGTGCTGTTAAAGCGGTACACATGCCTGAACTCGAGAATGATATTAAAGCTCAAATTATTTTGGGTAATACATATCATTTATATTTACGTCCGGGTTTAGAGATACTCGAACAAGCAGGTGGTCTTCATAAATTTAATAGTTGGAATAAGCCAATCCTTACAGATAGCGGCGGTTTTCAAGTATTCTCTTTGGCTCATAACCGAAAACTGACAGAAGAAGGTGCAATATTCCGTTCTCACATAGACGGCTCTAAGCATATGTTCACACCCGAACGTGTAATGGACATAGAAAGAACCATTGGTGCCGATATAATGATGGCTTTTGATGAATGTACTCCCGGAGATGCTGAATATACTTATGCTAAAAAATCGCTTGAACTAACCGAACGCTGGCTAGACCGATGTATAACCAGATTTAATGAAACGGAATGTACTTATGGATACAAACAAGCATTGTTTCCTATTGTGCAAGGCTGCGTATATCCCGATCTAAGAAAACGTGCTGCTGAAAATGTGGCATCTA encodes:
- the tgt gene encoding tRNA guanosine(34) transglycosylase Tgt, giving the protein MKFELQHTDVQSKARAGLITTDHGQIETPIFMPVGTQGAVKAVHMPELENDIKAQIILGNTYHLYLRPGLEILEQAGGLHKFNSWNKPILTDSGGFQVFSLAHNRKLTEEGAIFRSHIDGSKHMFTPERVMDIERTIGADIMMAFDECTPGDAEYTYAKKSLELTERWLDRCITRFNETECTYGYKQALFPIVQGCVYPDLRKRAAENVASKEAEGNAIGGLAVGEPTEKMYEMIEIVNEILPQDKPRYLMGVGTPANILEAIERGVDMFDCIMPTRNGRNGQLFTRNGILNMKNKKWANDFSPIDPEGTSFVDTLYSKAYLRHLFIVNEILALQIASIHNLAFYLSLVKEARKHIIAGDFTTWKASIIEDVARRI
- a CDS encoding hemolysin family protein; the encoded protein is MISNILITLLFVFFNGFFVAAEFAIVKVRSSQLELKAQDGNRFAILSKHIVSHLDAYLAATQLGITLSSLALGWIGEPVVSKMIITFMELVGINVSPELAHGIALPVAFLIITILHIVFGELAPKSLAILRPEQTTLFISYPLQCFYWICRPFIWLLNGFANLILKMFGLHTASEAESYSSDELKYLVDQVRESGNIEDSNYDIIRNAFDFSERTARQVMVPRTQVLAIDVNDYDSETLETVIEDGFSRIPCYEDSIDNIIGIVHLKDILKKMRQNGEVDIRPIVRPVSFVPETKRIGQILKEFQIKHQQIAMVLNEYGGIEGIITMEDILEELVGEIQDEYDNEIPFVEKISDNIYSVIATAAISDINNQLPHSIDKAKQYDTLAGYLIDKFGRIPNTHDKLQAEGYEFSVLKKNKTSIVLVQLVDLENETEESSSNK